The Watersipora subatra chromosome 1, tzWatSuba1.1, whole genome shotgun sequence genome has a window encoding:
- the LOC137396653 gene encoding uncharacterized protein isoform X1 — translation MHILVYKEWVNELQGLIDIIPAEKRLSQYLKRNQNGFTPLDEAIDRRSRTMSRCILDSLRNDGEKLNLLKAQSKRGWTALHRAVYKNDEELVRILLRTIPPALRKNLTSTVDSQGESFLQKSLSYFDSKVFKCILSLLSDNSPGVEKRERESRRELLLRKDRRGNTILHIITMKGNLDLFTYVMRQEKLGERLKLMKASDNDGRTLLHIAAENEDDRMVRCIFDLLRSNKRRFDLLYIADGRTQTALHYAARTDGLSNSNKGVSMLATMLYAVAVSQRVVLLGRKDREQNTALHEAIRVKNAHAISTIVESVEPSALTILLQPFNNKGMPPDLTRAVTHYTEQRERLTRPVQEENTFYIGHNNCETSDIESYSVVFICSDEPSGQEVSSGRSNELMLREWKTNKTPSSNIASEKEIFQINGSYASAKSDIHEQECSDNLKEYSRDCEKSGAAAEAAKISKLKHVDTPQGQSFDGQKQRWFRRPQSLPRERQQMTELKETEHSYSPNKTLDSLPSLYRKRGNLTSANYKSADMSLPNEISRNEQASNETSGGAPNEEYAVISAEQACYGPSFGLIGRTDSRYDVL, via the exons ATGCATATCCTCGTCTACAAAGAGTGGGTCAACGAGCTGCAAGGACTTATAGATATTATACCAGCAGAGAAACGTCTCTCACAGTATCTAAAGCGTAACCAGAATGGCTTCACGCCGCTTGATGAGGCTATCGATCGGAGAAGCAGAACAATGAGCCGGTGTATCTTGGATAGTTTGAGAAATGATGGAGAGAAACTAAACCTACTCAAAGCCCAGAGTAAGAGAGGTTGGACTGCCTTGCATAGGGCAGTTTATAAAAATGATGAAGAGCTAGTAAGGATACTATTGAGAACCATCCCACCTGCTCTTAGAAAAAACCTTACTTCAACTGTAGACTCACAAGGTGAATCTTTCTTACAAAAATCTCTTTCATATTTCGATTCCAAAGTATTCAAATGTATCTTAAGTCTGCTATCTGACAACAGCCCTGGCGTCGAAAAAAGAGAACGAGAAAGTCGTCGAGAGTTGCTACTGCGGAAAGACAGGAGAGGAAACACAATTTTACATATCATAACCATGAAAGGAAATCTGGATCTTTTTACATACGTCATGAGACAAGAAAAACTTGGTGAGCGCCTAAAACTAATGAAAGCTTCAGACAATGACGGTCGCACACTGTTACACATCGCTGCTGAGAACGAAGATGATAGAATGGTGAGGTGTATCTTTGATCTCCTTAGGTCAAATAAACGACGTTTTGATTTGCTCTACATCGCTGATGGACGAACTCAAACAGCTCTGCACTATGCCGCCCGCACTGATGGCCTTAGCAACAGCAACAAAGGAGTATCGATGCTAGCAACCATGCTATATGCTGTGGCAGTAAGCCAGCGTGTTGTGCTATTGGGGAGAAAAGATAGAGAACAAAACACTGCATTGCATGAGGCCATCAGAGTGAAGAATGCCCATGCTATCAGTACAATAGTAGAGTCAGTAGAGCCAAGCGCTCTCACCATCCTCCTCCAACCTTTCAATAACAAAGGAATGCCTCCTGATCTGACAAGAGCTGTCACCCATTACACAGAGCAAAGAG AAAGACTTACAAGACCAGTTCAAGAAGAGAATACCTTCTATATAGGTCACAACAACTGCGAGACAAGTGATATAGAGTCCTACag CGTAGTATTTATTTGCAGCGATGAGCCATCGGGTCAAGAGGTCTCATCAGGAAGATCAAATGAGTTGATGTTACGAGAGTGGAAAACAAACAAAACTCCCAGCAGCAACATTGCATCAGAAAAGGAGATATTCCAAATAAATGGAAGCTATGCCTCAGCAAAGAGCGATATACATGAGCAGGAATGTTCAGATAATCTCAAAGAATATTCTAGAGATTGTGAAAAGAGCGGGGCTGCAGCGGAGGCAGCAAAAATCAGTAAGTTAAAGCATGTTGACACACCTCAAGGACAGAGTTTCGATGGCCAAAAACAAAGGTGGTTTAGACGGCCCCAAAGTTTACCGAGAGAAAGGCAGCAGATGACCGAATTGAAAGAAACTGAACACTCATATTCCCCCAATAAAACACTTGACAGCCTTCCCTCCCTTTACAGAAAAAGGGGCAATTTGACTTCAGCCAATTACAAAAGCGCCGACATGTCTTTGCCCAATGAAATAAGCAGAAATGAGCAAGCGTCCAATGAAACAAGTGGCGGCGCACCGAATGAGGAATACGCTGTTATATCTGCTGAACAAGCCTGCTACGGGCCTAGTTTTGGTCTCATTGGACGAACAGACTCAAGATATGATGTGCTCTAG
- the LOC137396653 gene encoding uncharacterized protein isoform X2: MHILVYKEWVNELQGLIDIIPAEKRLSQYLKRNQNGFTPLDEAIDRRSRTMSRCILDSLRNDGEKLNLLKAQSKRGWTALHRAVYKNDEELVRILLRTIPPALRKNLTSTVDSQGESFLQKSLSYFDSKVFKCILSLLSDNSPGVEKRERESRRELLLRKDRRGNTILHIITMKGNLDLFTYVMRQEKLGERLKLMKASDNDGRTLLHIAAENEDDRMVRCIFDLLRSNKRRFDLLYIADGRTQTALHYAARTDGLSNSNKGVSMLATMLYAVAVSQRVVLLGRKDREQNTALHEAIRVKNAHAISTIVESVEPSALTILLQPFNNKGMPPDLTRAVTHYTEQRERLTRPVQEENTFYIGHNNCETSDIESYSDEPSGQEVSSGRSNELMLREWKTNKTPSSNIASEKEIFQINGSYASAKSDIHEQECSDNLKEYSRDCEKSGAAAEAAKISKLKHVDTPQGQSFDGQKQRWFRRPQSLPRERQQMTELKETEHSYSPNKTLDSLPSLYRKRGNLTSANYKSADMSLPNEISRNEQASNETSGGAPNEEYAVISAEQACYGPSFGLIGRTDSRYDVL; encoded by the exons ATGCATATCCTCGTCTACAAAGAGTGGGTCAACGAGCTGCAAGGACTTATAGATATTATACCAGCAGAGAAACGTCTCTCACAGTATCTAAAGCGTAACCAGAATGGCTTCACGCCGCTTGATGAGGCTATCGATCGGAGAAGCAGAACAATGAGCCGGTGTATCTTGGATAGTTTGAGAAATGATGGAGAGAAACTAAACCTACTCAAAGCCCAGAGTAAGAGAGGTTGGACTGCCTTGCATAGGGCAGTTTATAAAAATGATGAAGAGCTAGTAAGGATACTATTGAGAACCATCCCACCTGCTCTTAGAAAAAACCTTACTTCAACTGTAGACTCACAAGGTGAATCTTTCTTACAAAAATCTCTTTCATATTTCGATTCCAAAGTATTCAAATGTATCTTAAGTCTGCTATCTGACAACAGCCCTGGCGTCGAAAAAAGAGAACGAGAAAGTCGTCGAGAGTTGCTACTGCGGAAAGACAGGAGAGGAAACACAATTTTACATATCATAACCATGAAAGGAAATCTGGATCTTTTTACATACGTCATGAGACAAGAAAAACTTGGTGAGCGCCTAAAACTAATGAAAGCTTCAGACAATGACGGTCGCACACTGTTACACATCGCTGCTGAGAACGAAGATGATAGAATGGTGAGGTGTATCTTTGATCTCCTTAGGTCAAATAAACGACGTTTTGATTTGCTCTACATCGCTGATGGACGAACTCAAACAGCTCTGCACTATGCCGCCCGCACTGATGGCCTTAGCAACAGCAACAAAGGAGTATCGATGCTAGCAACCATGCTATATGCTGTGGCAGTAAGCCAGCGTGTTGTGCTATTGGGGAGAAAAGATAGAGAACAAAACACTGCATTGCATGAGGCCATCAGAGTGAAGAATGCCCATGCTATCAGTACAATAGTAGAGTCAGTAGAGCCAAGCGCTCTCACCATCCTCCTCCAACCTTTCAATAACAAAGGAATGCCTCCTGATCTGACAAGAGCTGTCACCCATTACACAGAGCAAAGAG AAAGACTTACAAGACCAGTTCAAGAAGAGAATACCTTCTATATAGGTCACAACAACTGCGAGACAAGTGATATAGAGTCCTACag CGATGAGCCATCGGGTCAAGAGGTCTCATCAGGAAGATCAAATGAGTTGATGTTACGAGAGTGGAAAACAAACAAAACTCCCAGCAGCAACATTGCATCAGAAAAGGAGATATTCCAAATAAATGGAAGCTATGCCTCAGCAAAGAGCGATATACATGAGCAGGAATGTTCAGATAATCTCAAAGAATATTCTAGAGATTGTGAAAAGAGCGGGGCTGCAGCGGAGGCAGCAAAAATCAGTAAGTTAAAGCATGTTGACACACCTCAAGGACAGAGTTTCGATGGCCAAAAACAAAGGTGGTTTAGACGGCCCCAAAGTTTACCGAGAGAAAGGCAGCAGATGACCGAATTGAAAGAAACTGAACACTCATATTCCCCCAATAAAACACTTGACAGCCTTCCCTCCCTTTACAGAAAAAGGGGCAATTTGACTTCAGCCAATTACAAAAGCGCCGACATGTCTTTGCCCAATGAAATAAGCAGAAATGAGCAAGCGTCCAATGAAACAAGTGGCGGCGCACCGAATGAGGAATACGCTGTTATATCTGCTGAACAAGCCTGCTACGGGCCTAGTTTTGGTCTCATTGGACGAACAGACTCAAGATATGATGTGCTCTAG